A segment of the Ananas comosus cultivar F153 unplaced genomic scaffold, ASM154086v1, whole genome shotgun sequence genome:
ATGTGAATATGTAACAATAAACTGAAAGACAGAGAAATGTAATCTCATGCAGGAACGGAGTATCTACGGAGGAGGGAATATACAACATCACGTACTATGGGAAAGGACGGATGCCCGTGAGTAACCTTATCATTTTCCTTTTCAACTATTTACAACTAAATCGAAAGCAACCTCTTCATATTAGCGCCTGCAGTGGCATGGTTGATAAGTATTGACTGCTGATAGCATGTTCAGGGCTTCGGGGAAAAGTGCACTCCAAGGGGTCAGTGCACATTCGGGCCACGGCTGCAAGAAGAGGAGATCAAGCTGCTAGCGGAGTTCGTCAAGTCACAAGCCGACAGAGGATGGCCAAATATCGAAAGTCACAGGGATTGACTCCTGCACAGAAAAATAAAGCATTTGGAAGGCACATTATGTTGGTGTTAAGAATATAATATTATGCTACTGATGCATGCATACTATCAATTATTCATAGAAACCGGACAAAATGATGTGCGTTTATTGTAATTCACA
Coding sequences within it:
- the LOC109705205 gene encoding cytochrome c6, chloroplastic-like codes for the protein MTTNTQITTKKRITNCNMSPTLFAAESLSQTISSGARLFQKACIGCHDMGGNILQPDATLFMKDLQRNGVSTEEGIYNITYYGKGRMPGFGEKCTPRGQCTFGPRLQEEEIKLLAEFVKSQADRGWPNIESHRD